The following are from one region of the Aspergillus luchuensis IFO 4308 DNA, chromosome 4, nearly complete sequence genome:
- a CDS encoding uncharacterized protein (COG:S;~EggNog:ENOG410PVY1), which yields MSDDQSSRNQIFYFVDSNSSSREKRAHVMRHHVQEKRRQRKSSHSRADGDRRGSRPLRYSPWPHKRTDVDNHDDYESIAPQEVPSETSINGHSLIPLGLPPVQSPPESVDGYQSPSPVTMLDASRKDPFNSLPGVYSRDDQELADYWTNRLTYWSGQNKYIKDLVFKAAMSHPLCFQAVILTYCARWKAQLYNLKDSKEAQYHLDKAVKGVEEARIGSAGVDEDNLALALSGMSLHEDRFGDKQVARKYEDQAVEILRSRSGTQSTVEVFMHYVRYVMIPPPMEMSEEGKRWLVSFLHAAEQLMHQHSTPSYLESVPQRRTAFQMDSPLFPLLSSGPRPSQVPQDYRMYVVRNAPTQEITRTAALIYITAALWDLAASENKTGRFLNHLHHLVRLHNLDRYPACETFIWLLLEEGYGADLKESERGWSTGELLKMHKQLRPDLQFQYNEILFSLLMLHPPIRGIDAFEEELLGPI from the exons ATGTCCGATGATCAATCCTCCAGGAACCAAATCTTCTACTTTGTTGACTCCAATTCCTCGTCCCGCGAAAAGCGGGCTCATGTGATGCGTCACCATGTTCAGGAGAAACGCCGGCAGAGGAAGTCATCCCACTCCCGGGCGGACGGCGACCGGAGGGGTAGTCGCCCTCTTCGCTACTCCCCATGGCCTCATAAGAGGACAGATGTAGACAATCATGATGATTACGAATCCATTGCCCCTCAGGAGGTTCCCAGCGAAACTTCAATCAACGGGCATTCCTTG ATTCCGCTTGGTCTCCCTCCTGTGCAATCACCACCCGAATCGGTAGATGGATACCAGTCACCTTCACCTGTCACTATGCTTGATGCCTCGAGGAAAGATCCATTCAATTCTCTTCCAGGCGTCTACTCCCGTGATGACCAAGAGCTGGCCGACTACTGGACTAATCGGCTAACCTACTGGTCGGGCCAAAATAAATACATCAAAGACCTTGTGTTCAAGGCCGCCATGAGCCACCCATTGTGCTTCCAAGCAGTCATCCTTACCTACTGCGCCCGCTGGAAAGCCCAGCTCTACAACCTGAAAGACAGCAAGGAAGCTCAGTATCATCTCGACAAGGCTGTAAAGGGAGTCGAAGAAGCAAGGATTGGATCTGCGGGAGTCGACGAAGATAACCTAGCATTGGCACTAAGCGGCATGTCATTACACGAGGATCGGTTTGGTGACAAGCAAGTCGCTCGGAAATACGAAGACCAGGCTGTCGAAATCCTCCGGTCTCGATCCGGCACGCAGAGTACGGTCGAGGTTTTCATGCATTACGTGCGATACGTGATGATCCCGCCACCGATGGAGATGAGCGAAGAGGGGAAGCGCTGGCtcgtctcttttcttcatgCAGCAGAGCAGCTGATGCACCAGCATAGCACACCTTCCTACTTGGAGTCTGTGCCCCAGCGACGGACTGCTTTCCAGATGGATAGTCCCTTGTTTCCTTTACTTTCCAGTGGGCCCCGCCCTTCGCAGGTGCCTCAGGATTACCGCATGTATGTTGTGCGCAATGCGCCCACCCAGGAGATTACTAGAACCGCAGCCTTGATCTACATTACCGCGGCGTTGTGGGATCTGGCAGCCTCGGAGAACAAAACCGGGCGGTTTCTGaaccatctccaccacctcgtGCGACTACACAACCTGGACCGGTACCCAGCCTGCGAGACCTTCATCTGGCTGCTCCTGGAAGAAGGCTATGGAGCAGACCTGAAGGAGTCGGAACGCGGATGGTCCACCGGCGAGCTACTGAAGATGCACAAGCAACTCCGACCGGACCTTCAATTTCAATACAACGAAATCCTCTTCAGTCTGCTCATGCTCCATCCGCCAATTCGAGGAATTGATGCTTTTGAGGAAGAATTGCTTGGGCCCATTTGA